Genomic DNA from Paenibacillus borealis:
TTTATTATACTTCTTCTATTCTATTACACTTTCCAGAGAGGATAGAGCCAGCTGTTGTCAAAAAGCAAGTGATTTGTAGGTGGCTTGGTTGGTGAGGGCAGGTAAAGGTGATACAGATGGCGGGAGACAGATTTGACATAATATTAATGTGGAAATCCACCAATTTCAACCTATTTCCCCCAAAAATGAAAAAGAAGACCCCAGGAAACTGCAAGCTCCTGGGGTCTTCTTTTTTGTACATATGCTGAATCATGGTCCATTAATAATGATTGTTAACGAACTTACCGGGCCCGTCCAGCCTGCATCGTCAATTGTACCAATTCCTCCAGCTGCTGCTCCTCCAGACTGATGATTTCACACATCCTTCTATGAATCTTCTGCCGCCCGGCAGGCTTATTGCCGGAACACATCACCTTGATCATAAACTGATTAATCAGATCCCATTGCTCGCCTGCATGACGGTAGCCCTCGGCGGCCCGGGAGAGTGCAGGTACAGAGGCCTCGCGGTTAAGCAACTGCAGGAACTGGCTGAACCGGATCCGGCTGATGGGCAGGGCGTTGGCGTAGAGCTTGAAGCGGGAACCGGCTTCGGCAGAATTATCGGCGGGAATCCCTGTGTGCAGATAGGTCCCGGCATAGGATTGGAGATTAGCAGCAACCTCGCCCGGCTGAACCTGATTGGCTTGATTCGTCAGCATTCCTTGAAGCGTAGTCTGCCATTCCGTGTATGAATGCGTAGACTCACAACGGTCAAATAAGGCATAGAAATGGCAGGCTTGCTCAAGGATATCGAAATCTATGGCTTCAAGCTCTTTGCCGTAATAGGCATCCGTCAGATAGATGATGTTGCCGGGCCGGTCCAGACCAACGGCAAGACAGGCATGGCTGGTATGCAGCCTGCGGAAGGCCACGCACCAGGGGCAGTCATAGGAATCGAAGCCAACCAGCACCGGCATTCCCGAAGACAGCCGGCTCTCCAGGAGGTCCAGCATAAAGTTCTTATCCATGGCCGGACCCTTCCGTTCTATGTAACTGAATGTAAGGCCATGGTATGCAGAGAGAGATTCTGTACTGATCCGCGGCAGCATTAACCGCTCAATCAACGGCTGATCCGGGGACTGCTGTGCTGCAAAGGACATCTGCCAGGCATTGCCGTACATGCACTTGCTGTCCGCTCCCTGCCACTGCGCAACAGACTGGATGCAGTCATCGATGCAGCTGCGCAGGGTAGGGTAGGGGGTACTCTTAATGGGAGCAATGTTCAGCACTGCTCATCATCTCCTTCGCCGACAAAAAGTGACTCTGCAACCGGTTTCGATAGGAAGCAGGGGTCATACCGCTATATTCACGGAATAGCCGGTAGAAATATTTCATGTCGTAAATTCCGACCTCAAGCGCAATGGATTGTACCCCAAGCTCCGTGAACATCAGCAGGAGGCAGCTATATTTCATCCGGATTTCCTGGAGCATCTGGATATAGGATCTGCCGGTCTTCACTTTGAATAATCTCTGAAACTGGCGGGAGCTCACGGCAATCTGCCGGCTCATCTCCTTCAGCGTGATTTTCTCTCTGAAATGACTGATCATATACAGGATGACGTCATGCAGCGGATCATAGTCCATCCCGGACTGCTGAGCGAAAGGAAGGGCGGCTGCGGGCATAATGAGGTCCGCCAGTTCGAATAGCAACGGATATAACTGCTGTTGGTTATCCCTAAGTGAGCCGCAGCTCTGCATCTCGTGCATACGGCGGAGCAATAAGGCAAGCTCCATGCTTTTGCCTCTATACCCGAACCATTGCTTCACCTCCAGAAGCTTCAGGAGCGGGAACATCTCCTCTTCAGCGAAGGGCTCCGGCAGCCCGCCGAGAATCCTGCCAAGCTCAGGCCTGAGCATACAATTGAAGATGAGGAACGGCTCTGCACCGGTCAGATCCTGCGGTTGAAAGACATGGGAGACTCCGGGCGGTATAACTAACAAATCCCCCTGCATAACCTGCATTTTATCCTCGCCTGCCAGATGGATGCCTTCTCCTTGAACCACATAGGCGAGCTCTACGAAATCGTGCTGATGACGTACGGAAGTAACCGTTTCCTGAGTCAGGAGCATTTGTACCGGCGAACAGGAGTCAAATAGATATTCCCCAGTAAAGACCGGAAAAACTTCCATAACACAAACCTCCGTTTCCTGCTTCCTTATGATAGACACCTGGAATCCATCCTAGTATATCTGAATATTTTGGCGTATTCAACCATATATTAACAGTCGTTCTTTTGGTATATTCATTCTATTCATTTCTAATATGCATACTGAAAGGGGTATACACATGCAGCAGAAGGTCATTGAGATTATCGCTGAAATTAAAGAGGAACCGGGCCTGCTTCAGACGCTGAACGGAGCTTCCGATCTGACGCTGGACGCCGCACTGGATTCGCTGCAAATCATCAACTTTATTCTGAGAATCGAAGACGTATTCGATGTCGAAGTAGACTTTGATACCTTTGATCTTGAACATTTGAAATCGGTGGACCGTTTCTCTGCGTATGTCGCCGAGCTTGCCGTACGATGAAGCACGCTGTACACTGCGGCAGCCTGGAGTCGGAGCGCTACTGGCGGGAGGAAGACCTGGCTGCTCTGCCGTCTGTTCCTGATGCGAAGGCTCTGGCTATCGTACAGGCCATGGATGAGATGCTGTTTGTCTTCTGCGGGAGCGGAGATATTCTATTAACCCGTCAGGGGATGGACAAGGCCCAATATGACTATCTGCAATCTCTCAATTATTCATTCAGGACGAATAGGAATCCGTTAACCCTGGGAGCGGAGGTACCCGGCACAGCACAGAACGCACTGAATGTCTTTGAACTGCTGGGCAGGCTGAACCCCGGGCAGGAACCTGACAGCTTAATACCGGAAGGAGCATGGCTTGAGCCCTTTGCCGTGCTTCCCGGAACGCATGAGGCGATTAAGCGGTATAAGCTTCGGCCCGTTCTCCCGGATGAACAGACTGTACGCCTAGTGAACACCAAAACCTATTCTGCTGCTATGCGGGACAGGCTGCTGCTGCCGAATATCGCTCTTGTTGTCCATAGTGTGGAAGAGCTGCTGCAATCAGGACAAGCGCTGCTGGAGAAGGGGGATTTTCTGATCAAGGATGAGTATGGTGTATCCGGCAAAGGCAATCAGCTCGTGGACTCTGAGCGGATACTACGCCGAATGGCCGGGTATCTGGAGTCCAGCCGGAACGGGGACAAAAGAATCCGGTTTGTGCTCGAACCGCTGCTGGACCGGGAGACCGACTTCTCCTGCCAATTTCACATTGATCCGGAAGGCCGGATCTCGATATTGTCCGTTCAGCAGCTGGTTAACCATGGTTTTGCCTTCGGGGAGTCACATTCCCCGGAGCCGTCTCTGTTAGACAGGCTGGACCGGGAAGGGTATTGGGAAACCATGCACAGCATTGGGCGGGAGCTGTATGCAGACGGTTATTACGGTGATGTATGCGTGGATTCCATGCTACTGCGTGACGGAAGCCTCGCCCCTCTGGTCGAGATCAATGCCCGGAAGTCGATGAGTCTGATCAAGCATAATGTAGACCGCCAGCTCAAGCAGGAGGGAATGCATACCTGCCTGTTACAGGTGCCGCTGGCAACCATGGGTGAGGTTCATTATGCAGATCTGCTGGGGCGGCTTGAGCGGGAAGGCATATTATTTTCGCAGGGA
This window encodes:
- a CDS encoding AraC family transcriptional regulator, whose product is MEVFPVFTGEYLFDSCSPVQMLLTQETVTSVRHQHDFVELAYVVQGEGIHLAGEDKMQVMQGDLLVIPPGVSHVFQPQDLTGAEPFLIFNCMLRPELGRILGGLPEPFAEEEMFPLLKLLEVKQWFGYRGKSMELALLLRRMHEMQSCGSLRDNQQQLYPLLFELADLIMPAAALPFAQQSGMDYDPLHDVILYMISHFREKITLKEMSRQIAVSSRQFQRLFKVKTGRSYIQMLQEIRMKYSCLLLMFTELGVQSIALEVGIYDMKYFYRLFREYSGMTPASYRNRLQSHFLSAKEMMSSAEHCSH
- a CDS encoding acyl carrier protein; this encodes MQQKVIEIIAEIKEEPGLLQTLNGASDLTLDAALDSLQIINFILRIEDVFDVEVDFDTFDLEHLKSVDRFSAYVAELAVR